In Phlebotomus papatasi isolate M1 chromosome 1, Ppap_2.1, whole genome shotgun sequence, the following proteins share a genomic window:
- the LOC129806610 gene encoding uncharacterized protein LOC129806610 isoform X1 → MTESWMIGSFLLGLQISICAAMPITNGDSVRPPGNWSAGTTVLFAVLSFMGIGTLLGACLCCRRRKRGFELDHVKENNHKEFKNETPGNIEVPRTEYPIFGALSNHVGGDLEETRPSNHVGAVQAANICTTNGSHSPPLIVNVNEVQTNHIYSAPINHDFDNNNGPISPSDMENIENNNAGDYIANRNEIGVVVEPSINAINRNIVNSAPSHEDAIVHESCVVLDIEEVSGVPNTQFDSDSMLPVISTKSQSFLENLNLRCEFSQVENVSKDDGKDCDTKSIDSGSISEEGSGNSEIEEALMALQDAIADEDTCDLNDDDDTEATYEDVLKNLMVDNVERNGECGDECKYRGDIDEIEAVAIKLVDSVLFESEKIIGNLKEDSHKVPDTTELLEKSVDSLEETFFTTMQSNKLLQSTPSVTNKVTHIDTDVIQRVLFDDDNSNIEINPEAGATFVKPTDGTFVCEREGDGPTIVIEKEKDEVISVDLTTITPVNTPIEINSAYTVDSWYPQPSTSKAGHSGWFLHPQKDDAEEENAPKGDETFKKTTGDETFEVAAGDEDDDDEENERNLDVTFDALRRQLEQVLPHAQGMANPMNFSEDEENFQDNREVFPDFAIEGASNVQSAKEIIINYQRRPLSPIAEESEDETTFKTFIMNEAKYQDSTSTGCMETGEAIMGVSKTLMASNDTLFNFEDTLGDRDDQFSSPQVEKRSFPGGIVSPIEPPPSEKKGLSMELNLTKTIEVNDLCSPEGAKTFSEDHLSSDLDPDATYTTNTIEGETCISVAGIANNTFVEDDERISEISEPDWNSDLTSTDAGGKEAQDDVNSLLDVDELAVEEIDNALGVVNGGGKVLSETESDNDTVKEDEEPPPPSQVVSDEIVMENGDESPKKERDILGENSDILQAKDTDGKAISRYEGNRKSPPPTAIADTKVEDSNHLTLSTDVLVKDLSRNKFWSDSAPVIYSKHHPIANYNIYEIADYDGLGEESGVILSEGQCLSGEEDPWSSPVMTQNPLTDIRYATVPACEMMSTAFNGDEWDSDGNPLDDEDDSNSSEEFMYLKGLSSAETEKMYEKEVEKENTGLNGPCDSDIWATHKDKVPVHRSLDDSESPPLNSEECLSDVEGEFIPSCWDSMALPVRSAMKSPDKSSSDDDSIGGGKNRRNVIFKVQMYHSVYEYPREVVPLSPAYSEPKVWNHHRENLQSSKFNAEAIDLDGFMVSSSTRPFHNSQFQAQCNTWPSDSDFSWSQLQDGEDEDVKYTNYSSMPVEWPKSLSDLSRQEEILRGSDHINGHQQQQDSEIVAAEVCESTSLGDLCHQKPLLRLPLTTVNVSTMEDEGQEAGQEEEKNNEVNVETKVENDNFILPTPSCTGSMDSLSSSSGSDRPMSFTTFGKTTQSESFEDSLTSSRDGSGDGSNPTEGDVGIDREDLINEVERRNQKVSHERSTRISDSTDEDSGIESVSRIIK, encoded by the exons GAGTTCAAGAATGAAACACCAGGAAATATTGAAGTTCCCCGCACAGAATATCCAATCTTTGGTGCACTCTCTAACCACGTTGGTGGTGATTTAGAAGAAACAAGACCATCAAATCATGTTGGTGCTGTTCAAGCGGCAAACATTTGCACAACCAATGGATCTCATTCACCACCATTGATCGTGAATGTGAATGAAGTGCAGACAAATCATATTTATTCAGCACCAATTAATCATGACTTTGACAACAACAATGGCCCTATATCGCCATCCGACATGGAGAATATTGAGAATAACAATGCTGGTGATTATATAGCCAATCGAAATGAAATTGGTGTTGTCGTTGAGCCATCTATAAATGCCATTAATAGGAATATTGTTAATTCAG CCCCATCCCATGAAGATGCCATAGTACATGAATCGTGTGTTGTTCTTGATATTGAAGAGGTGTCTGGTGTGCCAAATACACAGTTCGATAGTGATTCAATGTTGCCAGTTATAAGTACAAAGAGTCAATCATTTTTGGAGAATCTCAATCTGAGATGTGAATTTAGTCAGGTAGAGAATGTTTCCAAGGACGATGGCAAGGATTGCGATACAAAGTCCATAGATAGTGGGTCTATTAGTGAGGAGGGATCGGGAAATAGTGAAATTGAGGAAGCTCTTATGGCACTGCAGGATGCCATTGCAGATGAAGATACCTGCGATTTAAATGATGACGATGATACAGAGGCCACGTACGAAGATGTACTGAAGAATTTGATGGTGGATAATGTtgagagaaatggtgaatgtggAGATGAATGCAAATATCGTGGTGATATTGATGAGATTGAGGCAGTAGCGATAAAACTCGTTGATTCTGTGCTATTTGAGAGTGAAAAAATTATTGGTAACTTAAAGGAGGATAGCCATAAGGTGCCAGATACAACGGAATTGCTGGAAAAATCAGTGGATTCCCTTGAGGAGACATTTTTTACAACCATGCAGAGCAATAAACTTCTCCAAAGTACTCCAAGTGTCACTAACAAAGTGACTCATATTGATACAGATGTTATTCAACGTGTTCTCTTTGATGATGACAATTCCAACATTGAAATCAATCCTGAGGCAGGGGCTACCTTTGTCAAGCCAACAGATGGGACATTTGTGTGTGAACGTGAAGGTGATGGACCTACAATTGTGATTGAAAAGGAAAAGGATGAAGTGATATCAGTGGACCTTACAACTATAACACCAGTCAATACGCCCATTGAAATTAATTCAGCATATACCGTGGATAGTTGGTATCCACAGCCATCGACGTCGAAAGCAGGTCATTCGGGTTGGTTTTTGCACCCACAGAAGGATGATGCTGAAGAAGAAAATGCCCCAAAGGGTGATGAAACATTCAAGAAAACCACCGGAGATGAGACATTTGAGGTTGCCGCGGGAGATGAAGACGACGACGACGAGGAGAATGAGAGGAATCTCGATGTGACTTTTGATGCACTACGACGACAGCTTGAACAAGTCCTTCCACATGCACAAG GTATGGCCAATCCGATGAATTTCTCAGAAGATGAAGAGAATTTCCAAGACAATCGTGAGGTATTCCCAGATTTTGCCATCGAAGGAGCGTCAAATGTGCAATCGGCAAAGGAGATCATTATAAACTACCAGCGAAGACCATTGTCGCCAATTGCTGAAGAGAGTGAGGATGAGACTACATTTAAGACATTCATAATGAATGAGGCAAAGTATCAGGATAGTACAAGTACGGGATGCATGGAGACTGGAGAGGCAATTATGGGTGTATCAAAGACACTAATGGCATCAAATGatactttatttaattttgaggaTACTCTAGGGGACAGAGATGATCAGTTTTCTTCGCCACAAGTGGAAAAAAGAAGTTTTCCTGGAGGTATTGTGTCACCAATTGAGCCTCCACCATCTGAGAAGAAGGGTCTCAGTATGGAGTTGAATCTGACAAAGACAATCGAAGTGAATGATTTGTGCTCACCTGAGGGTGCAAAGACCTTTTCTGAGGATCATCTGTCATCTGACCTAGATCCAGATGCCACTTATACGACAAATACAATTGAAGGAGAAACTTGCATCTCAGTGGCTGGAATTGCTAACAATACTTTTGTGGAGGATGATGAGAGAATCTCAGAGATATCTGAACCAGATTGGAATTCTGATTTGACATCGACGGATGCGGGTGGGAAGGAGGCTCAGGATgatgtcaatagtttgttggaTGTTGATGAGTTGGCTGTGGAGGAGATTGACAATGCGTTGGGAGTGGTAAATGGCGGGGGTAAGGTACTGTCGGAGACTGAAAGTGACAATGACACTGTGAAGGAGGATGAAGAGCCACCACCACCATCTCAAGTCGTTTCAGATGAAATAGTGATGGAAAATGGGGATGAGAGTCCAAAGAAGGAAAGAGATATTCTTGGGGAAAATTCTGATATTCTTCAGGCCAAAGATACCGATGGAAAAGCCATTTCACGCTATGAGGGCAATCGAAAATCTCCACCACCAACAGCCATTGCAGATACCAAAGTGGAGGATTCCAATCACTTGACCCTGTCGACTGATGTGCTCGTGAAGGATTTGTCAAGGAATAAATTCTGGAGTGATTCAGCTCCAGTTATCTATAGCAAACACCATCCAATTGCCAACTATAATATTTACGAAATTGCTGACTATGATGGATTGGGTGAGGAAAGTGGAGTTATCCTATCGGAGGGGCAGTGCCTATCCGGTGAAGAGGATCCTTGGTCATCGCCAGTGATGACACAAAATCCCCTCACGGACATTCGATATGCTACTGTTCCGGCATGCGAAATGATGTCTACGGCATTCAATGGGGATGAATGGGATAGCGATGGGAATCCATTGGATGATGAAGATGACAGCAATAGCAGTGAGGAGTTTATGTACCTCAAGGGATTGAGTTCAGCAGAAACGGAGAAGATGTACGAGAAGGAGGTGGAGAAGGAAAATACTGGACTCAATGGACCATGCGATTCTGACATTTGGGCGACACACAAAGACAAAGTACCCGTCCACAGGAGTTTGG ATGATTCTGAGTCACCACCATTGAATTCCGAAGAATGTCTGTCGGACGTGGAAGGAGAATTCATTCCCTCTTGTTGGGATTCCATGGCACTTCCTGTGCGATCTGCAATGAAGAGTCCCGACAAATCGAGCAGT GATGATGATTCAATCGGT GGGGGAAAGAACCGAAGGAATGTAATATTCAAAGTACAGATGTACCATTCTGTCTATGAATATCCCCGTGAAGTTGTGCCATTATCACCAGCATATAGTGAACCAAAAGTTTGGAATCACCATCGAGAAAATCTCCAATCGTCCAAGTTCAATGCAGAAGCAATCG ATCTGGATGGTTTCATGGTATCCAGTTCAACTCGTCCTTTCCACAATAGCCAATTCCAGGCTCAGTGCAACACCTGGCCAAGTGATTCTGATTTTTCTTGGTCACAGTTACAG gatggTGAAGATGAAGATGTCAAGTATACAAATTATTCCTCAATGCCTGTGGAATGGCCAAAAAGTCTCAGTGATTTGTCGCGTCAGGAGGAGATTTTGCGAGGGAGTGATCATATTAATGGCCATCAACAGCAACAAGATAGCGAAATTGTTGCT GCTGAAGTGTGTGAGTCAACATCTCTGGGTGATTTATGTCATCAGAAGCCACTTTTGCGACTCCCTCTGACAACTGTTAATGTATCAACGATGGAGGATGAGGGTCAAGAGGCAGGGCAAGAGGAGGAAAAGAATAATGAGGTGAATGTGGAGACGAAGGtggaaaatgataattttattttgccaACACCTTCATGCACGGGATCTATGGATTCGTTAAGTTCAAGTTCTGGTTCAGATCGACCAATGAGCTTTACTACATTTGGCAAGACCACACAATCGGAGAGTTTTGAGGATTCTCTCACAAGTAGCCGGGATGGTAGTGGAGATGGAAGTAATCCAACTGAAGGGGACGTTGGGATTGATCGTGAGGATTTGATCAATGAAGTTGAGAGGAGAAATCAAAAGGTTAGTCATGAACGATCGACAAGAATTAGCGATAGTACTGATGAGGATTCCGGGATTGAATCCGTTTCCCGAattatcaagtga
- the LOC129806610 gene encoding uncharacterized protein LOC129806610 isoform X4, producing the protein MTESWMIGSFLLGLQISICAAMPITNGDSVRPPGNWSAGTTVLFAVLSFMGIGTLLGACLCCRRRKRGFEEFKNETPGNIEVPRTEYPIFGALSNHVGGDLEETRPSNHVGAVQAANICTTNGSHSPPLIVNVNEVQTNHIYSAPINHDFDNNNGPISPSDMENIENNNAGDYIANRNEIGVVVEPSINAINRNIVNSAPSHEDAIVHESCVVLDIEEVSGVPNTQFDSDSMLPVISTKSQSFLENLNLRCEFSQVENVSKDDGKDCDTKSIDSGSISEEGSGNSEIEEALMALQDAIADEDTCDLNDDDDTEATYEDVLKNLMVDNVERNGECGDECKYRGDIDEIEAVAIKLVDSVLFESEKIIGNLKEDSHKVPDTTELLEKSVDSLEETFFTTMQSNKLLQSTPSVTNKVTHIDTDVIQRVLFDDDNSNIEINPEAGATFVKPTDGTFVCEREGDGPTIVIEKEKDEVISVDLTTITPVNTPIEINSAYTVDSWYPQPSTSKAGHSGWFLHPQKDDAEEENAPKGDETFKKTTGDETFEVAAGDEDDDDEENERNLDVTFDALRRQLEQVLPHAQGMANPMNFSEDEENFQDNREVFPDFAIEGASNVQSAKEIIINYQRRPLSPIAEESEDETTFKTFIMNEAKYQDSTSTGCMETGEAIMGVSKTLMASNDTLFNFEDTLGDRDDQFSSPQVEKRSFPGGIVSPIEPPPSEKKGLSMELNLTKTIEVNDLCSPEGAKTFSEDHLSSDLDPDATYTTNTIEGETCISVAGIANNTFVEDDERISEISEPDWNSDLTSTDAGGKEAQDDVNSLLDVDELAVEEIDNALGVVNGGGKVLSETESDNDTVKEDEEPPPPSQVVSDEIVMENGDESPKKERDILGENSDILQAKDTDGKAISRYEGNRKSPPPTAIADTKVEDSNHLTLSTDVLVKDLSRNKFWSDSAPVIYSKHHPIANYNIYEIADYDGLGEESGVILSEGQCLSGEEDPWSSPVMTQNPLTDIRYATVPACEMMSTAFNGDEWDSDGNPLDDEDDSNSSEEFMYLKGLSSAETEKMYEKEVEKENTGLNGPCDSDIWATHKDKVPVHRSLDDSESPPLNSEECLSDVEGEFIPSCWDSMALPVRSAMKSPDKSSSGGKNRRNVIFKVQMYHSVYEYPREVVPLSPAYSEPKVWNHHRENLQSSKFNAEAIDLDGFMVSSSTRPFHNSQFQAQCNTWPSDSDFSWSQLQDGEDEDVKYTNYSSMPVEWPKSLSDLSRQEEILRGSDHINGHQQQQDSEIVAAEVCESTSLGDLCHQKPLLRLPLTTVNVSTMEDEGQEAGQEEEKNNEVNVETKVENDNFILPTPSCTGSMDSLSSSSGSDRPMSFTTFGKTTQSESFEDSLTSSRDGSGDGSNPTEGDVGIDREDLINEVERRNQKVSHERSTRISDSTDEDSGIESVSRIIK; encoded by the exons GAGTTCAAGAATGAAACACCAGGAAATATTGAAGTTCCCCGCACAGAATATCCAATCTTTGGTGCACTCTCTAACCACGTTGGTGGTGATTTAGAAGAAACAAGACCATCAAATCATGTTGGTGCTGTTCAAGCGGCAAACATTTGCACAACCAATGGATCTCATTCACCACCATTGATCGTGAATGTGAATGAAGTGCAGACAAATCATATTTATTCAGCACCAATTAATCATGACTTTGACAACAACAATGGCCCTATATCGCCATCCGACATGGAGAATATTGAGAATAACAATGCTGGTGATTATATAGCCAATCGAAATGAAATTGGTGTTGTCGTTGAGCCATCTATAAATGCCATTAATAGGAATATTGTTAATTCAG CCCCATCCCATGAAGATGCCATAGTACATGAATCGTGTGTTGTTCTTGATATTGAAGAGGTGTCTGGTGTGCCAAATACACAGTTCGATAGTGATTCAATGTTGCCAGTTATAAGTACAAAGAGTCAATCATTTTTGGAGAATCTCAATCTGAGATGTGAATTTAGTCAGGTAGAGAATGTTTCCAAGGACGATGGCAAGGATTGCGATACAAAGTCCATAGATAGTGGGTCTATTAGTGAGGAGGGATCGGGAAATAGTGAAATTGAGGAAGCTCTTATGGCACTGCAGGATGCCATTGCAGATGAAGATACCTGCGATTTAAATGATGACGATGATACAGAGGCCACGTACGAAGATGTACTGAAGAATTTGATGGTGGATAATGTtgagagaaatggtgaatgtggAGATGAATGCAAATATCGTGGTGATATTGATGAGATTGAGGCAGTAGCGATAAAACTCGTTGATTCTGTGCTATTTGAGAGTGAAAAAATTATTGGTAACTTAAAGGAGGATAGCCATAAGGTGCCAGATACAACGGAATTGCTGGAAAAATCAGTGGATTCCCTTGAGGAGACATTTTTTACAACCATGCAGAGCAATAAACTTCTCCAAAGTACTCCAAGTGTCACTAACAAAGTGACTCATATTGATACAGATGTTATTCAACGTGTTCTCTTTGATGATGACAATTCCAACATTGAAATCAATCCTGAGGCAGGGGCTACCTTTGTCAAGCCAACAGATGGGACATTTGTGTGTGAACGTGAAGGTGATGGACCTACAATTGTGATTGAAAAGGAAAAGGATGAAGTGATATCAGTGGACCTTACAACTATAACACCAGTCAATACGCCCATTGAAATTAATTCAGCATATACCGTGGATAGTTGGTATCCACAGCCATCGACGTCGAAAGCAGGTCATTCGGGTTGGTTTTTGCACCCACAGAAGGATGATGCTGAAGAAGAAAATGCCCCAAAGGGTGATGAAACATTCAAGAAAACCACCGGAGATGAGACATTTGAGGTTGCCGCGGGAGATGAAGACGACGACGACGAGGAGAATGAGAGGAATCTCGATGTGACTTTTGATGCACTACGACGACAGCTTGAACAAGTCCTTCCACATGCACAAG GTATGGCCAATCCGATGAATTTCTCAGAAGATGAAGAGAATTTCCAAGACAATCGTGAGGTATTCCCAGATTTTGCCATCGAAGGAGCGTCAAATGTGCAATCGGCAAAGGAGATCATTATAAACTACCAGCGAAGACCATTGTCGCCAATTGCTGAAGAGAGTGAGGATGAGACTACATTTAAGACATTCATAATGAATGAGGCAAAGTATCAGGATAGTACAAGTACGGGATGCATGGAGACTGGAGAGGCAATTATGGGTGTATCAAAGACACTAATGGCATCAAATGatactttatttaattttgaggaTACTCTAGGGGACAGAGATGATCAGTTTTCTTCGCCACAAGTGGAAAAAAGAAGTTTTCCTGGAGGTATTGTGTCACCAATTGAGCCTCCACCATCTGAGAAGAAGGGTCTCAGTATGGAGTTGAATCTGACAAAGACAATCGAAGTGAATGATTTGTGCTCACCTGAGGGTGCAAAGACCTTTTCTGAGGATCATCTGTCATCTGACCTAGATCCAGATGCCACTTATACGACAAATACAATTGAAGGAGAAACTTGCATCTCAGTGGCTGGAATTGCTAACAATACTTTTGTGGAGGATGATGAGAGAATCTCAGAGATATCTGAACCAGATTGGAATTCTGATTTGACATCGACGGATGCGGGTGGGAAGGAGGCTCAGGATgatgtcaatagtttgttggaTGTTGATGAGTTGGCTGTGGAGGAGATTGACAATGCGTTGGGAGTGGTAAATGGCGGGGGTAAGGTACTGTCGGAGACTGAAAGTGACAATGACACTGTGAAGGAGGATGAAGAGCCACCACCACCATCTCAAGTCGTTTCAGATGAAATAGTGATGGAAAATGGGGATGAGAGTCCAAAGAAGGAAAGAGATATTCTTGGGGAAAATTCTGATATTCTTCAGGCCAAAGATACCGATGGAAAAGCCATTTCACGCTATGAGGGCAATCGAAAATCTCCACCACCAACAGCCATTGCAGATACCAAAGTGGAGGATTCCAATCACTTGACCCTGTCGACTGATGTGCTCGTGAAGGATTTGTCAAGGAATAAATTCTGGAGTGATTCAGCTCCAGTTATCTATAGCAAACACCATCCAATTGCCAACTATAATATTTACGAAATTGCTGACTATGATGGATTGGGTGAGGAAAGTGGAGTTATCCTATCGGAGGGGCAGTGCCTATCCGGTGAAGAGGATCCTTGGTCATCGCCAGTGATGACACAAAATCCCCTCACGGACATTCGATATGCTACTGTTCCGGCATGCGAAATGATGTCTACGGCATTCAATGGGGATGAATGGGATAGCGATGGGAATCCATTGGATGATGAAGATGACAGCAATAGCAGTGAGGAGTTTATGTACCTCAAGGGATTGAGTTCAGCAGAAACGGAGAAGATGTACGAGAAGGAGGTGGAGAAGGAAAATACTGGACTCAATGGACCATGCGATTCTGACATTTGGGCGACACACAAAGACAAAGTACCCGTCCACAGGAGTTTGG ATGATTCTGAGTCACCACCATTGAATTCCGAAGAATGTCTGTCGGACGTGGAAGGAGAATTCATTCCCTCTTGTTGGGATTCCATGGCACTTCCTGTGCGATCTGCAATGAAGAGTCCCGACAAATCGAGCAGT GGGGGAAAGAACCGAAGGAATGTAATATTCAAAGTACAGATGTACCATTCTGTCTATGAATATCCCCGTGAAGTTGTGCCATTATCACCAGCATATAGTGAACCAAAAGTTTGGAATCACCATCGAGAAAATCTCCAATCGTCCAAGTTCAATGCAGAAGCAATCG ATCTGGATGGTTTCATGGTATCCAGTTCAACTCGTCCTTTCCACAATAGCCAATTCCAGGCTCAGTGCAACACCTGGCCAAGTGATTCTGATTTTTCTTGGTCACAGTTACAG gatggTGAAGATGAAGATGTCAAGTATACAAATTATTCCTCAATGCCTGTGGAATGGCCAAAAAGTCTCAGTGATTTGTCGCGTCAGGAGGAGATTTTGCGAGGGAGTGATCATATTAATGGCCATCAACAGCAACAAGATAGCGAAATTGTTGCT GCTGAAGTGTGTGAGTCAACATCTCTGGGTGATTTATGTCATCAGAAGCCACTTTTGCGACTCCCTCTGACAACTGTTAATGTATCAACGATGGAGGATGAGGGTCAAGAGGCAGGGCAAGAGGAGGAAAAGAATAATGAGGTGAATGTGGAGACGAAGGtggaaaatgataattttattttgccaACACCTTCATGCACGGGATCTATGGATTCGTTAAGTTCAAGTTCTGGTTCAGATCGACCAATGAGCTTTACTACATTTGGCAAGACCACACAATCGGAGAGTTTTGAGGATTCTCTCACAAGTAGCCGGGATGGTAGTGGAGATGGAAGTAATCCAACTGAAGGGGACGTTGGGATTGATCGTGAGGATTTGATCAATGAAGTTGAGAGGAGAAATCAAAAGGTTAGTCATGAACGATCGACAAGAATTAGCGATAGTACTGATGAGGATTCCGGGATTGAATCCGTTTCCCGAattatcaagtga